From Pagrus major chromosome 18, Pma_NU_1.0, a single genomic window includes:
- the gpc2 gene encoding glypican-2 isoform X4, whose translation MEETLALQSERDFLKSVEENSQFLLTTFTQRHRRFDEFFRELIDLSEKSMNQMFTKTYGRLFTQNSHVFQELFVELRRYYSGGSVSLSEVLSDFWSRLVERVFSLVNPQYQFGEDYLECVSKHAEQLQPFGDVPRKLRVQVSRAFIAARALSQGLATGRDIVNKATKLTADSECVRGLMRQWYCPLCRGMPSLRPCHSLCLNVMKGCLANQGDLDTEWNNFIDALYQVSEKLEGPFNIELAADSISVKVSEAIMHMQENSVSISTKVFQGCGSPRPAPGRSKRSPKESGGNRRPFRTYSPEEKPTTAAGTNLDRLVTELKERLRPMRGFWVSLPHTICNDEKMAADVTNEDRCWNGQTRGRYLPDVTGDGLVSQINNPEVEVDIARPDVRTRQLIMELRVVTNKLRHAQSGQDMDFMDSEEGSGSGGGDHGERYNDDWPGYGPYSPPYNKPPRNPPANPAKPPRVRERNGSKWNRNNGHGRVRSATSQLSFSLVPLLSLPFMVTVAPMWR comes from the exons ATGGAGGAGACGCTGGCCCTCCAGAGCGAGAGAGACTTCCTCAAATCTGTGGAAGAGAACAGCCAGTTCCTCTTGACTACTTTCACCCAGAGACACCGCAGGTTTGATG AGTTCTTCAGAGAGCTTATAGACTTGTCAGAGAAGTCCATGAACCAGATGTTTACCAAGACCTACGGCCGCCTCTTCACACAGAATTCACACGTCTTCCAGGAGCTGTTTGTGGAGCTGCGCAGATATTATTCTG GGGGCAGTGTAAGTCTGTCAGAGGTTCTGTCAGACTTCTGGTCCAGACTGGTGGAGCGAGTCTTCTCTCTGGTGAACCCCCAGTACCAGTTCGGTGAGGACTACCTGGAGTGTGTCAGCAAGCACGCCGAACAGCTGCAGCCGTTTGGAGACGTGCCGCGCAAACTGCGTGTACAA GTGTCGAGGGCTTTCATTGCAGCCAGAGCACTATCACAGGGCTTGGCTACTGGTCGGGATATTGTTAACAAAGCAACAAAG CTGACAGCAGATTCAGAGTGTGTGCGTGGGCTGATGCGTCAGTGGTACTGCCCTCTGTGCCGAGGCATGCCCTCCCTGCGGCCCTGCCACTCCCTGTGCCTCAACGTGATGAAGGGCTGCTTAGCCAATCAGGGCGACCTGGACACCGAGTGGAACAATTTCATTG ATGCTCTGTACCAGGTTTCAGAGAAGTTGGAGGGGCCGTTCAACATCGAGCTCGCAGCCGACTCCATCTCTGTGAAAGTGTCAGAGGCCATCATGCACATGCAGGAGAACAGCGTCAGCATCTCCACTAAG GTGTTCCAAGGTTGTGGAAGCCCCCGGCCGGCTCCGGGACGCTCCAAACGCTCCCCCAAAGAGTCGGGCGGCAACAGGAGGCCCTTCCGCACCTACAGCCCCGAGGAGAAACCCACCACTGCTGCAGGGACTAACCTGGACCGACTG GTTACCGAGCTGAAGGAACGACTGAGGCCCATGCGTGGCTTCTGGGTGTCCCTCCCACACACCATCTGCAACGATGAGAAGATGGCTGCCGACGTCACTAATGAGGACCGCTGCTGGAACGGGCAGACCCGGGGGAG GTACCTCCCGGATGTGACAGGCGACGGGCTGGTGAGCCAGATCAACAACCCCGAGGTGGAGGTGGACATCGCCCGGCCAGATGTGAGGACCAGACAGCTGATCATGGAGCTGAGGGTGGTGACCAACAAACTGAGACACGCTCAGAGCGGACAGGACATGGACTTCATGGACA GTGAGGAGGGCAGTGGCTCAGGGGGCGGAGATCACGGTGAAAGGTACAATGATGATTGGCCAGGTTACGGGCCCTACTCTCCCCCCTACAACAAACCCCCTCGCAACCCCCCCGCCAACCCGGCAAAGCCGCCTCGAGTCCGAGAAAGAAACGGGTCCAAGTGGAACAGGAACAACGGCCACGGACGAGTCCGGTCTGCAACCAGCcagctctctttctccctggTTCCTTTGTTGTCTTTGCCTTTTATGGTCACCGTTGCCCCCATGTGGAGATAG
- the gpc2 gene encoding glypican-2 isoform X3, which yields MCSEERKKKSEHLRLCPQDYTCCSSQMEETLALQSERDFLKSVEENSQFLLTTFTQRHRRFDEFFRELIDLSEKSMNQMFTKTYGRLFTQNSHVFQELFVELRRYYSGGSVSLSEVLSDFWSRLVERVFSLVNPQYQFGEDYLECVSKHAEQLQPFGDVPRKLRVQVSRAFIAARALSQGLATGRDIVNKATKLTADSECVRGLMRQWYCPLCRGMPSLRPCHSLCLNVMKGCLANQGDLDTEWNNFIDALYQVSEKLEGPFNIELAADSISVKVSEAIMHMQENSVSISTKVFQGCGSPRPAPGRSKRSPKESGGNRRPFRTYSPEEKPTTAAGTNLDRLVTELKERLRPMRGFWVSLPHTICNDEKMAADVTNEDRCWNGQTRGRYLPDVTGDGLVSQINNPEVEVDIARPDVRTRQLIMELRVVTNKLRHAQSGQDMDFMDSEEGSGSGGGDHGERYNDDWPGYGPYSPPYNKPPRNPPANPAKPPRVRERNGSKWNRNNGHGRVRSATSQLSFSLVPLLSLPFMVTVAPMWR from the exons GCGAGCACCTGCGGCTCTGTCCTCAGGACTACACCTGCTGCTCCAGTCAGATGGAGGAGACGCTGGCCCTCCAGAGCGAGAGAGACTTCCTCAAATCTGTGGAAGAGAACAGCCAGTTCCTCTTGACTACTTTCACCCAGAGACACCGCAGGTTTGATG AGTTCTTCAGAGAGCTTATAGACTTGTCAGAGAAGTCCATGAACCAGATGTTTACCAAGACCTACGGCCGCCTCTTCACACAGAATTCACACGTCTTCCAGGAGCTGTTTGTGGAGCTGCGCAGATATTATTCTG GGGGCAGTGTAAGTCTGTCAGAGGTTCTGTCAGACTTCTGGTCCAGACTGGTGGAGCGAGTCTTCTCTCTGGTGAACCCCCAGTACCAGTTCGGTGAGGACTACCTGGAGTGTGTCAGCAAGCACGCCGAACAGCTGCAGCCGTTTGGAGACGTGCCGCGCAAACTGCGTGTACAA GTGTCGAGGGCTTTCATTGCAGCCAGAGCACTATCACAGGGCTTGGCTACTGGTCGGGATATTGTTAACAAAGCAACAAAG CTGACAGCAGATTCAGAGTGTGTGCGTGGGCTGATGCGTCAGTGGTACTGCCCTCTGTGCCGAGGCATGCCCTCCCTGCGGCCCTGCCACTCCCTGTGCCTCAACGTGATGAAGGGCTGCTTAGCCAATCAGGGCGACCTGGACACCGAGTGGAACAATTTCATTG ATGCTCTGTACCAGGTTTCAGAGAAGTTGGAGGGGCCGTTCAACATCGAGCTCGCAGCCGACTCCATCTCTGTGAAAGTGTCAGAGGCCATCATGCACATGCAGGAGAACAGCGTCAGCATCTCCACTAAG GTGTTCCAAGGTTGTGGAAGCCCCCGGCCGGCTCCGGGACGCTCCAAACGCTCCCCCAAAGAGTCGGGCGGCAACAGGAGGCCCTTCCGCACCTACAGCCCCGAGGAGAAACCCACCACTGCTGCAGGGACTAACCTGGACCGACTG GTTACCGAGCTGAAGGAACGACTGAGGCCCATGCGTGGCTTCTGGGTGTCCCTCCCACACACCATCTGCAACGATGAGAAGATGGCTGCCGACGTCACTAATGAGGACCGCTGCTGGAACGGGCAGACCCGGGGGAG GTACCTCCCGGATGTGACAGGCGACGGGCTGGTGAGCCAGATCAACAACCCCGAGGTGGAGGTGGACATCGCCCGGCCAGATGTGAGGACCAGACAGCTGATCATGGAGCTGAGGGTGGTGACCAACAAACTGAGACACGCTCAGAGCGGACAGGACATGGACTTCATGGACA GTGAGGAGGGCAGTGGCTCAGGGGGCGGAGATCACGGTGAAAGGTACAATGATGATTGGCCAGGTTACGGGCCCTACTCTCCCCCCTACAACAAACCCCCTCGCAACCCCCCCGCCAACCCGGCAAAGCCGCCTCGAGTCCGAGAAAGAAACGGGTCCAAGTGGAACAGGAACAACGGCCACGGACGAGTCCGGTCTGCAACCAGCcagctctctttctccctggTTCCTTTGTTGTCTTTGCCTTTTATGGTCACCGTTGCCCCCATGTGGAGATAG
- the gpc2 gene encoding glypican-2 isoform X1 translates to METRLSVPRCPLLVLLCAVCALSGTRSPAAAAGRSCADTRQVYAEKGYGTGTAPLTQISGEHLRLCPQDYTCCSSQMEETLALQSERDFLKSVEENSQFLLTTFTQRHRRFDEFFRELIDLSEKSMNQMFTKTYGRLFTQNSHVFQELFVELRRYYSGGSVSLSEVLSDFWSRLVERVFSLVNPQYQFGEDYLECVSKHAEQLQPFGDVPRKLRVQVSRAFIAARALSQGLATGRDIVNKATKLTADSECVRGLMRQWYCPLCRGMPSLRPCHSLCLNVMKGCLANQGDLDTEWNNFIDALYQVSEKLEGPFNIELAADSISVKVSEAIMHMQENSVSISTKVFQGCGSPRPAPGRSKRSPKESGGNRRPFRTYSPEEKPTTAAGTNLDRLVTELKERLRPMRGFWVSLPHTICNDEKMAADVTNEDRCWNGQTRGRYLPDVTGDGLVSQINNPEVEVDIARPDVRTRQLIMELRVVTNKLRHAQSGQDMDFMDSEEGSGSGGGDHGERYNDDWPGYGPYSPPYNKPPRNPPANPAKPPRVRERNGSKWNRNNGHGRVRSATSQLSFSLVPLLSLPFMVTVAPMWR, encoded by the exons GCGAGCACCTGCGGCTCTGTCCTCAGGACTACACCTGCTGCTCCAGTCAGATGGAGGAGACGCTGGCCCTCCAGAGCGAGAGAGACTTCCTCAAATCTGTGGAAGAGAACAGCCAGTTCCTCTTGACTACTTTCACCCAGAGACACCGCAGGTTTGATG AGTTCTTCAGAGAGCTTATAGACTTGTCAGAGAAGTCCATGAACCAGATGTTTACCAAGACCTACGGCCGCCTCTTCACACAGAATTCACACGTCTTCCAGGAGCTGTTTGTGGAGCTGCGCAGATATTATTCTG GGGGCAGTGTAAGTCTGTCAGAGGTTCTGTCAGACTTCTGGTCCAGACTGGTGGAGCGAGTCTTCTCTCTGGTGAACCCCCAGTACCAGTTCGGTGAGGACTACCTGGAGTGTGTCAGCAAGCACGCCGAACAGCTGCAGCCGTTTGGAGACGTGCCGCGCAAACTGCGTGTACAA GTGTCGAGGGCTTTCATTGCAGCCAGAGCACTATCACAGGGCTTGGCTACTGGTCGGGATATTGTTAACAAAGCAACAAAG CTGACAGCAGATTCAGAGTGTGTGCGTGGGCTGATGCGTCAGTGGTACTGCCCTCTGTGCCGAGGCATGCCCTCCCTGCGGCCCTGCCACTCCCTGTGCCTCAACGTGATGAAGGGCTGCTTAGCCAATCAGGGCGACCTGGACACCGAGTGGAACAATTTCATTG ATGCTCTGTACCAGGTTTCAGAGAAGTTGGAGGGGCCGTTCAACATCGAGCTCGCAGCCGACTCCATCTCTGTGAAAGTGTCAGAGGCCATCATGCACATGCAGGAGAACAGCGTCAGCATCTCCACTAAG GTGTTCCAAGGTTGTGGAAGCCCCCGGCCGGCTCCGGGACGCTCCAAACGCTCCCCCAAAGAGTCGGGCGGCAACAGGAGGCCCTTCCGCACCTACAGCCCCGAGGAGAAACCCACCACTGCTGCAGGGACTAACCTGGACCGACTG GTTACCGAGCTGAAGGAACGACTGAGGCCCATGCGTGGCTTCTGGGTGTCCCTCCCACACACCATCTGCAACGATGAGAAGATGGCTGCCGACGTCACTAATGAGGACCGCTGCTGGAACGGGCAGACCCGGGGGAG GTACCTCCCGGATGTGACAGGCGACGGGCTGGTGAGCCAGATCAACAACCCCGAGGTGGAGGTGGACATCGCCCGGCCAGATGTGAGGACCAGACAGCTGATCATGGAGCTGAGGGTGGTGACCAACAAACTGAGACACGCTCAGAGCGGACAGGACATGGACTTCATGGACA GTGAGGAGGGCAGTGGCTCAGGGGGCGGAGATCACGGTGAAAGGTACAATGATGATTGGCCAGGTTACGGGCCCTACTCTCCCCCCTACAACAAACCCCCTCGCAACCCCCCCGCCAACCCGGCAAAGCCGCCTCGAGTCCGAGAAAGAAACGGGTCCAAGTGGAACAGGAACAACGGCCACGGACGAGTCCGGTCTGCAACCAGCcagctctctttctccctggTTCCTTTGTTGTCTTTGCCTTTTATGGTCACCGTTGCCCCCATGTGGAGATAG
- the LOC141013312 gene encoding integrin alpha-6-like, which yields MGKSRLHILIKRSMGKHWCVVYLCSVWHLRVAAFNLDTQNVLQRNGDPGSLFGFSVAFHQQLNPARRNLLLVGAPRAKHQNQVNVTGVVYQCDLTATSERCQPIEFGDKAFLDSKGINNQWMGVRVASQGPGKHIMACAHRYQQKCQIADTPCVVLSGQCYLLGDDLQVGKEEGDKRRVVCDKEHLERRSVDHGWFAYCQQGHGASFAKDNKSLLFGAPGAYHWKGIVRMEPLDQPEDSDSNGLRETGNNGEFDPKLIPLQTNSYLGFSIDSGLALIRKGELTIVSGAPRGGYSGQVAFLKADPVAERNVSVELVLSGPGLASSFGYDVAVVDLNSDGWEDLAVGAPQFYDGLVGGAVYVYINSKGKNWEKIVPTQLLGPKESMFGLAVENIGDVNQDGYGDIAVGAPYDGSGRVYLYYGSSEGIHKKTAQVLSPGSKKVTLFGYSLSGNLDVDDNQYPDLAVGSLSDSVFVYRARPVVSISSSVKLTPGVIDITKDQCQTHTCYFSVEACFTYTAHPASLDLKLMLNFTFEADAGRRKARVDFLSSSEGRLELPEQRTEICTNTRLRLQREIKDKLLSIPVSVSVSLSSSGPTSATRAGLSDVTPVLNLFQQKSTVSEIVLVNEGCGTDNICQSNLELQFRFCSRNTTQNNRVVFKSLAREDGVAVITPSDEDIALEITVTNSGGDDAHQAHAVINLPDTLRYSSIVYSKTDQQKICTANKEGTRINCTLGNPFQRDAEVTFYVILATSSISLSTKEVNVTLQLNTTSVQTIQPVEALAKVLFELELHLLGLARPSQVSLEKSLKGESAVKSVDEIGAPVQYEFKIANLGRPLKSFINASLNIYWPKENSVGKWFLYLTQTNSSDVHSVPCSPANEVNPLKDLKGWREPSRRRREAEHAARSIGGFSYLSTGKKYKSLTCSDGLKCVEIRCPLLGLDKTATIVLHSRLWNATFTEDYSSLNYLYIVVDATLSLTNSPENIGLKMGTLETKVKLTVFLDRDVTYFVKVAWWIIFLTVIVLLLMLAVFVFLVWKRGSIKCLAQQKKP from the exons ATGGGAAAGAGCAgattacacattttaatcaaaagaagCATGGGGAAGCATTGGTGCGTGGTGTATCTGTGCAGCGTCTGGCACCTCCGGGTTGCAGCCTTCAATCTGGACACCCAGAACGTGCTGCAGAGAAATGGAGATCCAGGAAGCCTGTTTGGATTTTCGGTTGCCTTCCACCAGCAACTGAATCCTGCCAGAAGGAACCT acTGCTGGTAGGAGCTCCACGAGCGAAACATCAGAACCAGGTGAACGTTACAGGTGTAGTTTATCAGTGTGATCTGACAGCAACATCCGAGCGCTGTCAGCCCATTGAGTTTGGCGATAAAG CCTTCCTTGATAGTAAAGGAATAAACAACCAGTGGATGGGAGTACGAGTGGCGAGCCAAGGTCCTGGTAAACATATAATG GCCTGTGCTCATCGATACCAGCAAAAGTGCCAGATCGCTGATACCCCTTGCGTGGTGCTGTCGGGTCAGTGTTACCTGTTAGGAGATGACCTGCAGGTCGGGAAAGAAGAGGGCGACAAGAGGAGAGTAGTTTGTGACAAGGAACATCTTGAGAGACGTTCCGTTGACCATGGGTGGTTTGCATACTGCCAACAGGGTCATGGAGCCTCTTTTGCAAAGGACAATAAATCTCTGTTATTCGGAGCGCCAGGAGCGTACCACTGGAAAG GAATCGTACGAATGGAGCCTTTGGACCAACCGGAAGACAGTGACAGTAATGGTCTTCGTGAGACCGGGAATAATGGGGAGTTTGACCCCAAACTCATTCCCCTCCAGACTAACAGCTACCTGG GATTCTCCATCGACTCTGGTCTGGCCCTCATCAGGAAGGGTGAGCTGACCATCGTATCAGGAGCGCCCAGAGGAGGTTACAGCGGCCAGGTGGCATTTCTTAAGGCAGACCCCGTGGCAGAACGAAATGTGTCCGTGGAGTTGGTCCTCTCTGGTCCCGGCCTGGCCTCCTCCTTCGGCTATGATGTGGCAGTGGTGGATCTCAACAGTGACGG GTGGGAGGACCTCGCTGTAGGAGCGCCGCAGTTCTATGATGGTTTGGTCGGAGGAGCCGTCTACGTCTACATCAACAGCAAAGGGAAAAACTGGGAGAAGATTGTTCCGACGCAACTCCTTGGACCCAAAGAGTCCATGTTCGGCCTCGCAGTGGAAAACATCGGGGACGTCAATCAAGACGGTTACGGAG ATATTGCCGTGGGAGCACCATATGACGGTTCTGGTCGAGTGTACCTTTACTATGGCTCATCAGAAGGCATCCACAAAAAAACGGCGCAG GTGCTCTCACCGGGATCTAAAAAAGTTACTCTGTTTGGATATTCTCTGTCTGGCAACTTGGACGTGGACGACAATCAGTACCCTGATTTGGCTGTGGGATCTCTTTCTGATTCGGTCTTTGTTTACAG AGCGAGGCCAGTGGTCAGcatcagcagctctgtgaagttGACACCCGGTGTAATAGACATCACCAAGGATCAATGTCAGACACACACGTG TTATTTTTCAGTCGAGGCCTGCTTCACCTACACAGCACATCCAGCATCGCTCGACCTTAAACTGA TGCTCAACTTCACCTTTGAGGCCGACGCTGGGAGAAGAAAAGCAAGAGTGGATTTTCTGAGTTCGTCTGAGGGAAGACTGGAGCTGCCTGAACAGAGGACAGAGATCTGTACCAACACCAGACTCCGACTTCAG CGTGAAATCAAAGACAAGCTGCTCAGTATTCCcgtctctgtcagtgtgtctctgtcGAGCTCCGGTCCGACGAGCGCGACGAGAGCAGGTCTGTCCGACGTTACTCCGGTCCTCAACCTCTTCCAGCAAAAGAGCACCGTCTCAgag ATTGTCTTAGTGAACGAGGGCTGTGGTACTGACAACATCTGCCAGAGTAACCTAGAGTTACAGTTCAGGTTCTGCtccagaaacacaacacaaaacaatcgGGTTGTTTTCAAATCACTGGCCAG AGAGGACGGCGTTGCAGTCATAACTCCTTCTGATGAAGACATAGCTTTGGAGATCACCGTGACTAACAGCGGCGGGGACGACGCACACCAGGCTCACGCAGTCATCAACCTCCCAGATACTCTGCGTTACTCTTCTATTGTCTACAGTAAAACA GACCAGCAGAAGATCTGCACAGCCAATAAAGAAGGAACGCGAATCAACTGTACACTGGGAAACCCGTTCCAAAGAGATGCAGAA gtgactttttatgtcatacTTGCAACATCCAGCATTTCACTGAGTACAAAGGAAGTCAACGTCACTCTGCAGCTTAACAC GACAAGTGTGCAGACCATACAACCAGTGGAGGCATTAGCCAAAGTGCTCTTTGAGCTGGAGCTGCATTTATTAGG ACTCGCCCGACCTTCTCAAGTGTCACTGGAGAAAAGCTTGAAGGGCGAGAGCGCCGTGAAATCAGTGGATGAAATTGGAGCTCCGGTTcagtatgaattcaag ATAGCAAATTTGGGCAGACCACTAAAGTCTTTCATCAACGCGTCACTAAACATCTACTGGCCAAAGGAGAACTCTGTAGGAAAATGGTTTCTGTACTTGACTCAGACCAACAGCAGCGATGTTCACTCTGTCCCCTGCTCGCCTGCAAACGAGGTCAATCCACTGAAAGatttaaag GGTTGGCGTGAACCATCCAGGAGAAGACGTGAGGCTGAACATGCAGCACGCTCTATTGGTGGATTCTCATATCTTTCAACaggaaagaaatacaaaagCTTG ACGTGCTCAGATGGACTGAAGTGTGTGGAGATACGCTGCCCTCTGCTGGGTTTGGACAAAACTGCAACGATAGTTCTGCATTCACGCCTGTGGAACGCCACTTTCACAGAG GATTACAGCTCTTTGAACTACCTGTACATCGTCGTGGACGCTACGCTCAGTTTAACAAACTCTCCAgagaatattggacttaaaaTGGGGACACTTGAGACAAAG GTTAAACTGACCGTGTTTCTTGACAGAGACGTcacatattttgtcaaagttgCCTGGTGGATCATCTTCCTGACAGTCATCGTGTTGCTTCTGATGCTGGCGGTGTTCGTCTTCTTGGTGTGGAAG CGTGGCAGCATTAAATGCCTCGCTCAGCAGAAGAAGCCCTGA
- the gpc2 gene encoding glypican-2 isoform X2, with amino-acid sequence MNRQHVDYKQFLGEHLRLCPQDYTCCSSQMEETLALQSERDFLKSVEENSQFLLTTFTQRHRRFDEFFRELIDLSEKSMNQMFTKTYGRLFTQNSHVFQELFVELRRYYSGGSVSLSEVLSDFWSRLVERVFSLVNPQYQFGEDYLECVSKHAEQLQPFGDVPRKLRVQVSRAFIAARALSQGLATGRDIVNKATKLTADSECVRGLMRQWYCPLCRGMPSLRPCHSLCLNVMKGCLANQGDLDTEWNNFIDALYQVSEKLEGPFNIELAADSISVKVSEAIMHMQENSVSISTKVFQGCGSPRPAPGRSKRSPKESGGNRRPFRTYSPEEKPTTAAGTNLDRLVTELKERLRPMRGFWVSLPHTICNDEKMAADVTNEDRCWNGQTRGRYLPDVTGDGLVSQINNPEVEVDIARPDVRTRQLIMELRVVTNKLRHAQSGQDMDFMDSEEGSGSGGGDHGERYNDDWPGYGPYSPPYNKPPRNPPANPAKPPRVRERNGSKWNRNNGHGRVRSATSQLSFSLVPLLSLPFMVTVAPMWR; translated from the exons GCGAGCACCTGCGGCTCTGTCCTCAGGACTACACCTGCTGCTCCAGTCAGATGGAGGAGACGCTGGCCCTCCAGAGCGAGAGAGACTTCCTCAAATCTGTGGAAGAGAACAGCCAGTTCCTCTTGACTACTTTCACCCAGAGACACCGCAGGTTTGATG AGTTCTTCAGAGAGCTTATAGACTTGTCAGAGAAGTCCATGAACCAGATGTTTACCAAGACCTACGGCCGCCTCTTCACACAGAATTCACACGTCTTCCAGGAGCTGTTTGTGGAGCTGCGCAGATATTATTCTG GGGGCAGTGTAAGTCTGTCAGAGGTTCTGTCAGACTTCTGGTCCAGACTGGTGGAGCGAGTCTTCTCTCTGGTGAACCCCCAGTACCAGTTCGGTGAGGACTACCTGGAGTGTGTCAGCAAGCACGCCGAACAGCTGCAGCCGTTTGGAGACGTGCCGCGCAAACTGCGTGTACAA GTGTCGAGGGCTTTCATTGCAGCCAGAGCACTATCACAGGGCTTGGCTACTGGTCGGGATATTGTTAACAAAGCAACAAAG CTGACAGCAGATTCAGAGTGTGTGCGTGGGCTGATGCGTCAGTGGTACTGCCCTCTGTGCCGAGGCATGCCCTCCCTGCGGCCCTGCCACTCCCTGTGCCTCAACGTGATGAAGGGCTGCTTAGCCAATCAGGGCGACCTGGACACCGAGTGGAACAATTTCATTG ATGCTCTGTACCAGGTTTCAGAGAAGTTGGAGGGGCCGTTCAACATCGAGCTCGCAGCCGACTCCATCTCTGTGAAAGTGTCAGAGGCCATCATGCACATGCAGGAGAACAGCGTCAGCATCTCCACTAAG GTGTTCCAAGGTTGTGGAAGCCCCCGGCCGGCTCCGGGACGCTCCAAACGCTCCCCCAAAGAGTCGGGCGGCAACAGGAGGCCCTTCCGCACCTACAGCCCCGAGGAGAAACCCACCACTGCTGCAGGGACTAACCTGGACCGACTG GTTACCGAGCTGAAGGAACGACTGAGGCCCATGCGTGGCTTCTGGGTGTCCCTCCCACACACCATCTGCAACGATGAGAAGATGGCTGCCGACGTCACTAATGAGGACCGCTGCTGGAACGGGCAGACCCGGGGGAG GTACCTCCCGGATGTGACAGGCGACGGGCTGGTGAGCCAGATCAACAACCCCGAGGTGGAGGTGGACATCGCCCGGCCAGATGTGAGGACCAGACAGCTGATCATGGAGCTGAGGGTGGTGACCAACAAACTGAGACACGCTCAGAGCGGACAGGACATGGACTTCATGGACA GTGAGGAGGGCAGTGGCTCAGGGGGCGGAGATCACGGTGAAAGGTACAATGATGATTGGCCAGGTTACGGGCCCTACTCTCCCCCCTACAACAAACCCCCTCGCAACCCCCCCGCCAACCCGGCAAAGCCGCCTCGAGTCCGAGAAAGAAACGGGTCCAAGTGGAACAGGAACAACGGCCACGGACGAGTCCGGTCTGCAACCAGCcagctctctttctccctggTTCCTTTGTTGTCTTTGCCTTTTATGGTCACCGTTGCCCCCATGTGGAGATAG